The Saccharomonospora cyanea NA-134 genome includes a region encoding these proteins:
- a CDS encoding neutral zinc metallopeptidase, with the protein MHTVGDAAEDPARERGSVRPYLDDLPLELWDSDEPAESGPGSPRRSWWRAVLPVAVALVLVGVFVAVLPSLDPSLDDGDSDLPGAAPGSDEPVPSLASIGDNRLLRSGTVLAEVRCELPELGSASERLHAFYTAELRCLERAWKPALNRAGVEFAPVAVDITDAPATACGELPPSGEATGLYCAEDATIYLPRTRTLDAFGLTREAHIATLAHEYGHHVQHLSGILAAANGQLNRYPAGSPPDRELGRRVELQANCFAGVFLASAAGRGSITDDLGHAAVDDFRNWVDSDTHGASETQRRWAARGFRHGDAGHCNTWQAPSEDVA; encoded by the coding sequence GTGCACACTGTCGGCGACGCGGCAGAGGACCCGGCCCGCGAACGCGGGTCCGTCCGGCCGTACCTTGACGATCTTCCGCTGGAGCTGTGGGACTCGGACGAGCCGGCCGAGTCCGGACCCGGCTCCCCGCGGAGATCGTGGTGGCGCGCGGTGCTGCCGGTCGCCGTGGCTCTGGTGCTCGTCGGCGTTTTCGTGGCCGTTCTGCCGTCCCTCGACCCGTCCCTCGACGATGGGGACTCCGACCTGCCCGGCGCGGCGCCCGGCTCCGACGAGCCGGTGCCGTCCCTGGCCTCGATCGGGGACAACCGGCTGCTGAGAAGCGGGACCGTGTTGGCCGAAGTGCGTTGCGAGCTGCCCGAACTCGGCAGTGCCAGTGAGCGGCTGCACGCGTTCTACACCGCCGAGCTGCGTTGCCTCGAACGCGCCTGGAAACCCGCGCTGAACCGGGCGGGGGTGGAGTTCGCTCCCGTGGCCGTGGACATCACCGACGCCCCGGCGACCGCGTGCGGCGAGCTGCCGCCCTCCGGGGAGGCCACGGGCCTGTACTGCGCCGAGGACGCCACCATCTACCTGCCTCGCACACGCACCCTGGATGCGTTCGGGCTCACGCGGGAGGCCCACATCGCCACGCTGGCCCACGAGTACGGGCACCACGTGCAGCACCTCAGCGGCATCCTCGCCGCCGCGAACGGCCAGCTCAACCGTTACCCCGCGGGGAGCCCGCCCGACCGGGAACTGGGCAGGCGGGTCGAGTTGCAGGCGAACTGCTTCGCCGGTGTCTTCCTCGCCAGCGCGGCAGGAAGAGGATCGATCACGGACGACCTCGGTCACGCCGCGGTGGACGACTTCCGCAACTGGGTCGACAGCGACACCCACGGCGCCAGCGAGACACAGCGCCGGTGGGCCGCCCGAGGGTTCCGGCACGGCGACGCCGGACACTGCAACACCTGGCAGGCGCCCAGCGAGGACGTCGCGTAG
- a CDS encoding 2'-5' RNA ligase family protein, whose protein sequence is MALGVCLLFDPHSERALRGLWSRLEAVGVATLETHTHRRHHPHLSYVVLLDWHLGAVHDAVAALPDSGPFDLTFDAMAAFRRGRISLVPAPASGLLARQQAVVRAVSGTGARIHRHYALDRWLPHSSVATRSTTRDLPAVATSVYEVLPLTVRVTSAALIDSATGRTWPLPVLP, encoded by the coding sequence GTGGCACTGGGCGTCTGCCTGCTGTTCGACCCGCACTCGGAACGGGCACTGCGTGGCCTGTGGTCGCGGCTGGAGGCGGTGGGCGTCGCGACCCTGGAGACGCACACGCACCGCAGGCACCACCCGCACCTGTCCTACGTCGTCCTGCTGGACTGGCACCTCGGCGCCGTCCACGACGCGGTCGCGGCGTTGCCCGACAGCGGCCCGTTCGACCTGACCTTCGACGCGATGGCGGCGTTCCGCCGGGGCCGGATCTCACTCGTGCCCGCGCCCGCGTCCGGGTTGCTCGCCCGCCAACAGGCGGTGGTGCGGGCCGTGAGCGGGACGGGCGCCCGGATACACCGCCACTACGCCCTCGACCGCTGGCTTCCGCACTCCTCGGTGGCCACGAGGTCGACGACGCGGGATCTGCCCGCGGTGGCGACGTCGGTGTACGAGGTCCTCCCGCTGACCGTGCGGGTCACGAGCGCGGCACTCATCGACAGCGCCACGGGCCGGACGTGGCCGCTGCCCGTCCTGCCGTGA